The following are encoded together in the Strongyloides ratti genome assembly S_ratti_ED321, chromosome : 2 genome:
- a CDS encoding Na+ channel, amiloride-sensitive family and Degenerin family-containing protein, with protein MVFKNVSKELPSLIDKKSVEEGIVDDKIVSNCLSDKKKRNIEYTSIDNIGNIRDTDDTKTIQGLRNEAVLMGKGKNEFTDEMGCFKRKGNSNEFSDENLLNVNNLDCIENNTYTSYNYLSPFSDHSYKFDEFHPKLRSKRNSIMTLKEKVIETSKDFGETFKNVAGKTVRHEVIKFGGTTSAHGLPLVVNSTHWYSKTLWFLLSICSTIVFIYQCTLVAEKYNRKEKIVNVELQFDSAKFPAITICNLNAFKKHLAKTVPELQDTLHAFRQAVSFSKGASNHLQNDVKKRNKRSGFRYVQYEPVISDCECPSYVSKSKDSKDNECLQKDGVPTSNITTCICNFDRQDSSIWPCYSKSTWRNDFCPECNDIGYCNLPDTNGTQKLPCLCQNDIGYCLLQPDRIKKVWEIKGTAVPSEDSPYRDDFLKQLKELGYENTTDEVAITTKTKEKLVLTMAGLPVQRRIALGYGKSEFIKMCSFNGNQCDIVKDFKLHVDPAFGNCYTFNYNQDKSKIFYSSRAGPSYGLRMMLYVNSSDYLPTTEATGVRIAIHDQSVWPFPDTFGYSAPTGAISSFGLSLRKFRRLGPPYGDCVEVNETLPKDYIFKNNAYEPEGCYRSCYQTTIINKCKCADPRYPTSNNQTRYCDILDMMERQCLLQEGTKFTKNNSCKCRHPCQQNVWTTTYSAAKWPSGSFKVGSCNKSLEDCINHYSSHAAMVEIYYEQMSYEKLQESESYLFVNLISDIGGQAGLWLGASVITICEITFFLFRLLTVYCRMPVIPVKNETDIKGGKSKWSPVNIRVYESSDNINNRDSYVETDSIVISNHTSTTDEDSSYGSKKKIRTIYDGNNIKQKIEENLDDNNEIKNKKKIKTPKNINI; from the exons AtggtttttaaaaatgtgtCTAAAGAATTACCATCActaatagataaaaaaagtgTAGAAGAAGGAATAGTTGATGATAAAATAGTTTCAAATTGCTTAtcagataaaaaaaaaagaaatatagaATATACATCTATTGATAATATTGGCAATATCAGGGACACTGATGATACCAAAACAATACAGGGACTACGTAATGAGGCGGTTCTGATGGGAAAAGGAAAAAATGAGTTCACTGATGAAATGGGttgttttaaaagaaaaggCAATAGTAACGAATTTTCAGATGAAAATCTTCTAAATGTTAACAATTTAGATtgtattgaaaataatacatatacaagctataattatttatcacCATTTTCTGATCATTCATATAAATTTGATGAATTTCATCCTAAATTAAGAAGTAAAAGAAATTCTATAATGactttaaaagaaaaagttattGAAACATCAAAAGATTTTGgtgaaacttttaaaaatgttgcTGGTAAGACTGTTCGCCATgaagttataaaatttggTGGAACAACATCAGCACATGGTCTACCATTA GTTGTAAATTCCACCCATTGGTACAGCAAAACATTGTGGTTTCTTTTATCTATCTGTTCAACAATTGTCTTTATCTACCAATGCACATTAGTAGCAGAGAAGTACaatagaaaagaaaaaatagttaatgTTGAG CTTCAATTTGATTCAGCTAAATTTCCTGCTATCACAATATGTAACTTAAATGCTTTTAAGAAACATCTTGCTAAAACAGTACCAGAGTTACAAGATACATTACATGCTTTTAGGCAGGCTGTTAGTTTTAGTAAAGGTGCCTCAAATCACCTACAAAATGATGTAAAAAAACGAAATAAAAGGAGTGGATTTAGGTATGTTCAGTATGAACCTGTTATATCAGATTGTGAATGTCCTTCTTATGTTAGTAAATCAAAAGATAGTAAAGATAATGAATGTTTACAAAAAGATGGAGTTCCAACAAGTAATATTACAACATGTATATGTAATTTTGATAGACAAGATTCTTCTATCTGGCCATGTTATAGTAAAAGTACTTGGAGGAATGATTTTTGTCCTGAGTGTAATGATATAGGTTATTGTAATTTACCAGATACCAATGGAACCCAAAAACTTCCTTGTTTATGTCAAAATGATATTGGATATTGTTTATTACAACCtgatagaataaaaaaagtttgggAAATTAAGGGTACAGCTGTTCCTAGTGAAGATTCTCCATATAGagatgattttttaaaacaacttAAAGAATTAGGATATGAAAATACTACTGATGAAGTTGCTATAACAAcaaaaacaaaagaaaaattagttttaacTATGGCTGGCCTTCCTGTACAAAGGAGAATTGCTTTAGGTTATGGTAAAAgtgaatttataaaaatgtgttCTTTTAATGGAAATCAATGTGATATTGTTAAAGATTTTAAACTTCATGTTGATCCTGCATTTGGAAATTGttatacatttaattataatcaagataaatcaaaaatattttatagtagTAGAGCTGGTCCTTCATATGGATTAAGAATGATGTTATATGTCAATTCATCAGATTACCTTCCAACAACAGAAGCAACAGGTGTAAGAATTGCCATTCATGATCAAAGTGTTTGGCCATTTCCTGATACTTTTGGTTATTCTGCCCCTACTGGTGCTATTTCTTCATTTGGTTTATCATTAAGAAAATTTCGTCGTCTTGGACCACCATATGGTGATTGTGTAGAGGTTAATGAAACATTACCaaaagattatatatttaaaaataatgcttATGAACCAGAAGGTTGTTATAGAAGTTGTTATCAAacaacaattattaataaatgtaaatgtGCAGATCCTCGATATCCAACATCAAATAATCAAACACGATATTGTGATATTTTAGATATGATGGAAAGGCAATGTTTATTGCAGGAGGGCAcgaaatttacaaaaaataatagttgtAAATGTAGACATCCATGTCAACAAAATGTATGGACAACAACATACTCTGCAGCCAAATGGCCTTCAGGATCTTTTAAAGTAGGATCATGTAATAAATCATTAGAAGATTGTATAAATCATTACTCTTCTCATGCTGCAATGGTTGAGATATACTATGAACAAATGAGTTATGAAAAATTACAAGAATCTGaatcttatttatttgtaaatctTATTTCAGATATAGGTGGTCAGGCTGGTTTATGGCTTGGTGCTAGTGTTATAACAATATGtgaaataacttttttccTATTTAGACTTTTAACAGTTTATTGTAGAATGCCAGTAATTCCAGTAAAAAATGAAACAGATATTAAAGGTGGAAAATCTAAATGGTCTCCAGTAAATATAAGAGTATATGAAAGTtctgataatataaataatagagATTCATATGTAGAAACAGATTCAATTGTTATTAGTAATCACACCTCTACAACAGATGAAGATAGTAGTTACgggtcaaaaaaaaaaataagaactATTTACGATGGCAATAATATAAAGCAAAAAATTGAAGAGAATTTAgatgataataatgaaattaaaaacaaaaaaaaaattaaaacacctaaaaatataaatatataa